In Rhodamnia argentea isolate NSW1041297 chromosome 1, ASM2092103v1, whole genome shotgun sequence, the genomic window GTTGGGCTTCTCTtctagaagggaaaaagaacgATCTCATGAATGAACGGACAGGATGTGCCTAGCAAATGGAAAACTCTGCCTGGCATGCTTTTAGATAGAGACGTGGTAGATCATGGCACGTTCCCGGCAATTAAGAGGCGAAAAAGCAATCTAATCCCAATCCAAAGGTGGGGCCTAACCCTAATTTCCGTGCACGTTTATGGCACCTGCAGATCAGTATCTTGATCCAGAAACCACAACTTATCAGCTCCCACAGTTTCACTTCAGCCAAAGCATAACccaattttatgttatttttccttCGTTCGCTTCTCTCCCCAAGAAAATTTGGATCTTATCTTACTCACCGAGAGAAAAAAGGCGGATACCCAGCACTTTCAATTCGGTGAAAGTTAACATCTCCACTTTGCCTTTATGTTCGTATGGTCTCCGCCCCATCTTTCTAAGGGAGGATTAGATAAGCTTGATCTTACTTTACCGTTCAAAAATCACCAAATCGAAATCAGATGTAGCTTGCGTCGTTTTGAATGTAAAGCAAAGTCAAATCAAAATACCCAACAATCAGTAGCTCTCCATAAAAAGGAGGTGTTCCAGCTGCAACCTTTAATACGGCTACCTTATTACGACTTTACTCCAGTTACTAACCTTGCTTTAGATATCTCTCTCCTTGCGGTTAAGGTAACGACTTTGGACATGGCCAACCCTTATAGTGCGACAACCAGTGTGCACAAGGCCCGTAAGCGAATTCACCGCGGTATGACGGGTCGGCGATTACTAACGATTTCGGCTTCATGCGGGTGAGTTACCGCCCGTAACCTAAACCGAAGACGGGTTTTTGGAGTGAGCCGTCCCTCGAGGGACCTCAGCCATTTGTCTCCGTAATGTCCTTACGGAAGTTGAATAGATGGATTGCATTTTTCCCATTAGGTAGTATACATAAACTGATGCAGCAGCCTACGGGTGCAAAATTGGTTAACAAGggaaaattagagaaaataaaagaagggaaaatcagAGTCAATAAGTCAATGGGAGTGGGTCTAccactagacaaaaaaaaaagggcgaaGGAAACGACAGAAATATTTAAAGGGTGAGAAGGGGTGGTAGGCTCCGGAGGTGGGATGTTTTTGGAATCCTTGATTAACAAAAATGGAGGGTCGATAATGAAAACTTTTCGACTTTTGAGTGACAGATGttggaaaaaggaggaaaaagtgggggccaaaaagaaaaaaagaaagaaggacaTCCTAATCTCGATCGATAATTTTgcctttcttctctttctagAAGAACTTTAGTTTCTCATGCATCGAAATCCTTTCCGCCAGTTGGATTTCATCTAGAAGGGTGTGGGCTCAACCTCGTCCGTAACCCTCTCTTTCTGTCCCTCCGACATCTGATTCTCCTCGTCATGCATTACCTGGGAAGATTATGAATGGAGGAATTGTCCTGTAACCCCTCAAGTCGGTTATTGCCGAGCGTTTGATCTGGATGCGACGGATTTCACGTTCGTATTACGGCTGGAATGGTTAGCGTCTCGCTCCGATTTACGTCGGTTAACAATTCTTGTTACAAGACTCCTTTGTTTTCGTGGAAATTCAGTAACTTACAAATGGTTCACGGGCATCACCAAAcggagaaaaatatttcttgaaattggtgatttttcgcggaaaaaaatgttttggagTCTAGAACATGTGATTTACTCTTTGCATTTGATGGCAGCCGGCCACGTAAGACAGATCGTGGAACAAGAAACAAAGACAGCCCCACGTTTTGTACGCACACAAAATCCCAGGTTGACGCTATAAATACGAACTTCCATGCGGCAAAGACCAGACTTTCCCTTCCAAAAGTAAAAACCAAGTCAAGAGAAACTTGTCCACGAGACCACtttggaaagagagaaagaagatagGGTGGGTCGTGATtcggggaaaaaacaaaagaaagaaaggcgcACGACATAAATGGAGAGGAAGGACACGGTCATCGACGTCTCGCCTTTCTCGCTCATCGAAGCCACCGGCGATTCAGAGGCCGACTCCGATCTGGCCGTGACTCGCAACGATCCTGGCCTCACTAGTAGCGCGGCatacgacggcggcggcgactgCGAGGATGCGGAATCTTGCAGCAGCGAGTGGTCTTCTTACGAGCTCTGTAATAACCACGATGTTTGGGATTTAGATGGCGGGGACACCGTAGCAGGTGGCGGCGCGGACGAGAGCGATCCGTGGCGGTGGACGGGCGAAACAGGGTACAATGAACACGTCGagcagcggcggcggtggcTTGAAGGCGAGGGACCGTCTGTTTCGGAGGAAGTCAATAGCTTCGACAACGACGAGGAGATCAACAAGAAGCCTAGCGGAATTGTGTCGAGCGAAGTGCATCTGAGTGAGACGGAGAAGAGTAGGTTGTTTTGGGAGGCTTGCCTAGCATCATAACTTCGATCTacccaaaaaatatttgtaatcTTTAAATGAGGATTGTCTTCTGGTATTTCATATAGGAATTACAGTAAATTCCCTTTATTTTTAATCACGACAACCTTAGCTACATACAACAGCTGCAATTAGCAACAACTGAGGAATCACTTCATGGCACGCTTAACCCTTATTGATCCATACAGATTGCTTCCTTGAACATGAGGACTTAGTTTATCTTACCACAGACCTTCCTGATCTCCCCGGAGTTCCCGGTGAGGACACCGATCCCCCCCATCCTCTTGATCGATGCCCTAAAGCCTCTCAAGAACTTGTCCCCGATGAGCATTTCCCGTACGATCCCGGCTGAGGTGGGGTTCGTGAGCAGCGCGGCGTCGGATTCGAAGAGGCCCCTGTGCTGGTTGAGGACGACGAAGTAATTTTTGTCGAACCTGAGAGGGGTGATTGGGTCCATCGGCACGACGGTGGTGTTGTCGGTTAGGGTTTTGCACTGGGTCTTCAGGAGGGCAGCGTAGGTGGAGTTCAAGGACGGGTCTTGGTCGCCCTTTCCGGTGAAGTTGTAGAGCCTATTGCTGAAGAGGTTGCAGTGCCCTATTCCTATTGTATGTGCACCTTTAAACACCACTCAGAAAGTGTCATCCTTAGTtcagaacaaaaaaggaaaaaaaaaaagggaacatgCATATATGCTTGATATGTACACGGTGAGCCCGTATTCGGTGCAATTTAAGTTGTCGGGATAGGTTATCGACTTTCTAACATAGTAGCAAAGTTAATTCATGAGCTCAAACAtgagattttctttcttttcttgttatcTTAAAGGCCGACTTTCACGTTCGATCCGGAATTTTTTAAGAACAATGCTTTTCGTGAGAGCTAGCAAGGAAATTATGTTACCTGACAAAAGGACGAGGTCGCGCACGCTTAGGCCTTTACTGGCGAAACTTCGTTGGAGGGTGGTGAAGTTGAAGTGAGGGGATGGGATGTTGGTCAAGGCCTCGGAGGCTAGAGACACCGTGCCGTCTCTTCTTCCGGTCAGCACGTTCCACATTGGCTTTTCGAactgcgaaaaatatgaaaggcaaaaaattaaaaaagaagaagccaatTTCATCTATTTTATCATGAGGCAAAGTCTAATGAGTTTGGTGTTGAGATATTTGTGATATTAAATTACATGCTTAAGTGGGTTCTCTCGTGATTAAGAAAAATGTAACTTTTCGACGTGGAGATGCGTTCGTTCCAATGCCGATGGATTTATGCTCGACGGACATGCACGGCATTGTCGCACAGGTGCATGTATGTTGAGGACAACGATTAGGATGCTCTCAGTTTAGTCCATAGCTCGACCATATGTCTATTTACTTTAGAAAACCAAAATGCTCCACTTGTTTGGAACATCAAACTCAAAATCACAAGTCCCCAATATGTccatctctcatctctctcttgtCTCTTGGCTCCGCGCCGTGATCTCTCCCTCACCATTTTTATTGCTTGCTACTTGACTCTGCCGTCGCTGGAGATGGTTCACTTAGGAGTTGACTGGTGGAGATGAACTAGATCCCTGACTGAATGGTAAAAGCAATCCTTATATCGATCGATCTGCATATGTTCGTGGATGTTCATTATGGATTTCACGTGTGCCCATATGCCTGGCATTGTTAATTCCTATATATCCTGCCAGATTCGTCCTCGAACCCGCACATGAATTCTATAATACCCACGTCTCATGCtaatgagaaaagaagaatCAGTCTTTGCTCGTTCCTTCACAAGTTTTTGCCCTTCCATCGCTCCATTGGTCGTGCTAAAACATGACAGCGACACACTGAATGTCTCCTTATTCAAATCTCTCCTATTGTGTATATTTAACTTACTTGGAATGAAACGGAGTCCCTTGCAGCCAGAGCCAGAATGTCTGCGCAAGACACGACGCTCGGGCACTTCTTCTCGAGCTCCGCTTTAATATCGTCAATTACATTGAACCCCGCCAATGATAGGTTAGGGATCGCATCCTTCTCCGCCGTGTTATTCTTCGTCGAGTTCAGCAAGACCGAGCCCTCACATCCCTGGAAATTGAATGAAACGATGAGATTGCCATTATTCgttttccttacttggatcattcttgtagatcTTCAGGAAGACCGATCTTTGGTTAAATAGCGATAAGTAGCATCCAGTCGTGACCTTATGAGTGCTATTACATTTGGGTTGAGCTGAAAGAGGTAGTGCCGACGATTTTTCGGAAGAATCCTATTTGGCTCATCTCTAGTAAGGGGTGGTGTTTTGAATTTAATGCATGTTGGCCTCATTTCATTGTTTTGTAAGAAAGATTTCACCAATAATGCAGCTCAATTTACTAGCAACTGTGCCTTCTTAGTAGTCACACATGGATCCCAATGTCAACTTCACATATTCTTCATTTTATGAATTAAGACTATCTAGtgtttgttcttgcatgatctGCGATATACGCGATTTGACTTGATCGGTGTAGCAGAACATTCAGTCCTCGACGATTACTGACCGAGGTAGTGTAGCAGCATGAACCGAGCTTGCTCTCATTGAGCAGTCAAATAGAGTatctatggcatcacacggATTAAGAGTGATTGGGAATTAGGCTTACCCTAACGAAGCAGTCATGGAAATGCATCCTCAAGAGCTTCGCCGGCAATGAGGCGTTCCTCGCGACGTGCCTCTGCGTCACGTTCCTCACGATCTCCTCTGCAAGAGGGCAGCTTTTTCTGTAGAAGTTCTTCCGCAGGCTCCCACCATGACAGCCTCCTAACAACACAAGGAACCCTAAAACACACCCTAAGATCAACGGGTGCCGATCGCTTATCATCGCCATCGTTGTTGcttcctctcttcttttcctcgcTCACTCGAAATGAAGAACCAAACCCTAATACGATGGAAGCCTAGCTCTGTGTGTCTTGCATGCAATGAAATATCCCGGGCAAGCTCTCCCTTTTATAGTGTTAATCTTGTCAACGTCTCGGGAAGCAACACGATAATATTACAAACTCATGACGATTGATTGCCCGACAATGGTGGGAGTTAATGCATGCAGAGATAAGCCAGCTAACCTAGAAAACGCTTCCTATTATTTCTTAATTCATTCCGATCCTCCACCATTATATTCGTCTAGAGTAAAATACAAGGGTAGAGGAATAGGTCCTTTGGAGTGAACATGTGATGCTGGGATACGAGGTACTTGtctattattattttcctttgttgctTGGTCAGATCGACATCGAGAGATTCCTCTTCCAACGGAGTTAAGATGTAGCCTTCACCAGAGAGTCATAAGCAATCGCGCCCACGATGTGATCTTTTTGTATGCGCGTAACacattaacaaaagaaaaaattgcataCCCTCATTTAGTCCTTGCAAGCCGTAAGAAGGTTGtatgagaaaagtaccaaaaaggtcctaaacttattgtatttgtgtcaattcagtcttaaatctttcaattttatcaattgagtcctaagccCATTcataatttgccaattgagtctttctaGCTAATTCTGGCCCAAAATTGCTAACGTAAGCGCTGGAAATCTCACATGGCACGGCAAGCGGTCGGTGCTGACGTAAACAATTCTTACAATTTGAGAtgttcattatcttctcttccaattttttttccttccattttggccggcaagggttgtGGCCCTCACTTGATTTGGGGGAGGCCCTTGCCGGCCGAGAAGGCCTCGCCCGCGGTTAGTGAGGTTGGCATGGCCATGCCCGGGCCCACCGCGGCCTCGACGATGGTGAGCAAGGGCATGaaggccctcacccggatcaAGCATCGCCGGCCAAAatggaagtaaaaaaaaaaaaagaaataaataattaaaaaaattgacaaaaaatt contains:
- the LOC115756717 gene encoding uncharacterized protein LOC115756717, whose amino-acid sequence is MERKDTVIDVSPFSLIEATGDSEADSDLAVTRNDPGLTSSAAYDGGGDCEDAESCSSEWSSYELCNNHDVWDLDGGDTVAGGGADESDPWRWTGETGYNEHVEQRRRWLEGEGPSVSEEVNSFDNDEEINKKPSGIVSSEVHLSETEKSRLFWEACLAS
- the LOC115756715 gene encoding peroxidase 3-like, translated to MAMISDRHPLILGCVLGFLVLLGGCHGGSLRKNFYRKSCPLAEEIVRNVTQRHVARNASLPAKLLRMHFHDCFVRGCEGSVLLNSTKNNTAEKDAIPNLSLAGFNVIDDIKAELEKKCPSVVSCADILALAARDSVSFQFEKPMWNVLTGRRDGTVSLASEALTNIPSPHFNFTTLQRSFASKGLSVRDLVLLSGAHTIGIGHCNLFSNRLYNFTGKGDQDPSLNSTYAALLKTQCKTLTDNTTVVPMDPITPLRFDKNYFVVLNQHRGLFESDAALLTNPTSAGIVREMLIGDKFLRGFRASIKRMGGIGVLTGNSGEIRKVCGKIN